The Pseudomonas sp. TH06 genome contains the following window.
GGTGCCGAACAGCCAGCCGAAATGCTCCGCCGGCACGCCGTACAACTTGATGAAGATAAACGGCGAACCGGCGATGTAGGCAAACATCCCGGCGATGGCGATGCCACCGGTCAGCGCATGACCGAGGTAAATCCGGTCCTTCAGCAGGCGTCCGTACTGGCGCAGGGCGCCTGACAATGGCTGGCGCGGCATATGCGCCGGCATGCTTTCCGGCAAACCGAGCGCCACCGCGAGCCCCGCCAAAGCACTGAAACCGGTCAGCACCAGGAAAATCGACTGCCAGCCCGTGGTGTTGACCAGCAGGCCGCCGAGCATCGGCGCCAGAATCGGTGCCAGGCCCATCACCAGCATCAGCTGCGAGAAGACTTTCGCCGAACCCACCGCGTCGCATTTGTCGCTGACCACCGCACGGGAAATCACCATCCCCGCGCAGCCGCCCAGCGCTTGCACGAAGCGTGCGCCGATCAGCCATTCCAGGTTCGGCGCGTAAGCGCAGGCCAGAGACGCCAAGGTGAACAGTGCCAGACCGGTGAGCAGCGGAATTCGGCGGCCGAAGCGATCCGCGACCGGGCCATACAACAGCTGACCGATGGACAAACCGAGGAAATACGCCGCCAGGGTCATCTGCACGTGTTTTTCATCGGTGCCGAACGCCAGCGCCATGGACGGAAAGGCAGGCAGATAAAAGTCGATGGCCAACGGCCCGAAGGCAGTCAAGGCACCGAGAATAAGAATGATACGGAAGTTCATCAGGCATCCAGGTTGGCAAGTCGGCAGCCCGACAGTCTAGCCGCGCCCGAACGCCTTGAACATTCCGATAGCTCGCTAACAATTAAAAATCTGAGTCGAAAGATCAAAAGATCGCAGCCTTCGGCAGCTCCTACAGGTAGATTTGCATCGCTTGTGCAGGAGCTGCCGAAGGCTGCGATCTTTTGCTTCTATCAGGCGAGTTTTACTGGGTAGCCTTCTTCGCTGATGACTTCAATCACCTGTTCGGCACTCAGCGCACTTTCGACGCCGACTTCCTTGGCCGCCAGATCGACGCGCACACTGGCCGCCGGATCTTTGGCCTGCACGGCGTTGGTGATGGCTTTGACGCAGTGACCGCAGGACATGCCTTCAACATTGAACACTTGCATGCAAATGACTCCTTTTGAGTGAGGTTGCCGGCAGTTTCGAGCTTGCCACGATGGCAAGGTCAAGTTCTTGAATAAACTGCCGGGCTGGCAATCAGCGCCGCGCTCGGCCAAGCTGCGTGCATCAATGACATAAATTCAGGAGATTCAGCCATGCGCTGGTCAGCTTTCAGCCTGTTTGGCTTCCTCAGCCTGTTTGCCGCCGTGCCCCAAGCCAACGCAACCGGTGAGGACTACGCCGTTCTGATCATCTCGCGCGAGCGTCTGGAAGTGCCGACGTCCTGCGAGATTGGCGTGTATATCCAGGATCAGTTTGCCGGGCGCCTGCTTCAGGAGCAGTCCACCTCGTTCAATCTGCCCCACGGCACGTTTTCCATACGCCTGAAGCTTGAGCCTGGTCAGGTTCCGGGGTGTCAGCCGGGCATGCTGGCACCGCCGGCGCAGGAGATCTCGCTCAAGGCCGGCGATGTCGTGAAGTACCGGATCGCGGCATCGGCCAAAGGCATGTATCTGCGCCCTGCTGCTCTCGAATACTGATTGGCGCTTGACCTTGCCCGCGTGGCAAGGTTGATCCTGTAGGCAACTTCTACAGGGAGCGTAACCGATGTCCGAATCCATCACTTTCGATCTGCCGATTGCCGGCATGACCTGCGCCAGTTGTGCCGGGCGTGTCGAGCGGGCCTTGAGCAAAGTCAGCGGCGCCAGCGCCGTCAGCGTCAACCTTGCCACCGAGCAGGCCCGCGTGCAGGCGCCCGGCGACAGCTTGCCGGCGCTGATGGACGCAGTTGAGCGTGCCGGTTACAGCGTGCCGCAACAAACCCTCGAATTGAAAATTGACGGCATGACCTGCGCCAGTTGTGTCGGACGCGTCGAGCGCGCCCTGAACAAAGTCGCCGGGGTGAAAAGCGTCAGCGTCAACCTCGCCAACGAACGCGCGCACCTTGAGTTGCTCGGACAAATCGACTCGCAAACCCTGCTCGATGCCGTCAGCAAGGCCGGTTATTCGGCCAGCGTCTGGCAGGCCGAAAACCCACAGACAGACAATCAGCAACAGCGCCTGCAGCGTGAGCGCTGGGCACTGATCTGCGCGATCGCCCTTGCCCTGCCGCTGGTGTTGCCGATGTTGCTGCAACCTTTTGGCATTCACTGGATGCTGCCCGCCTGGGCGCAATTCGTCCTCGCCACGCCCGTGCAATTCATCTTCGGTGCGCGGTTCTATGTGGCGGCGTGGAAAGCCGTGCGCGCCGGCGCCGGCAACATGGACTTGCTCGTCGCCCTCGGCACCAGCGCCGGTTATGGCTTGAGTCTCTACGAATGGGCGACGGCTGCCGGGCGCATGCCGCATCTGTATTTCGAAGCGTCGGCGGTGGTGATCGCCCTGGTGCTGCTCGGCAAATACCTGGAAAGCCGCGCCAAACGCCAGACCGCCAGCGCGATCCGTGCCCTTGAAGCGCTGCGTCCGGAACGGGCGATCCAGGTCATCGACGGCCGCGAGCAAGACGTCGCCATCAGTGCCCTGCGCCTCA
Protein-coding sequences here:
- a CDS encoding cation transporter — encoded protein: MQVFNVEGMSCGHCVKAITNAVQAKDPAASVRVDLAAKEVGVESALSAEQVIEVISEEGYPVKLA
- a CDS encoding multidrug effflux MFS transporter — encoded protein: MNFRIILILGALTAFGPLAIDFYLPAFPSMALAFGTDEKHVQMTLAAYFLGLSIGQLLYGPVADRFGRRIPLLTGLALFTLASLACAYAPNLEWLIGARFVQALGGCAGMVISRAVVSDKCDAVGSAKVFSQLMLVMGLAPILAPMLGGLLVNTTGWQSIFLVLTGFSALAGLAVALGLPESMPAHMPRQPLSGALRQYGRLLKDRIYLGHALTGGIAIAGMFAYIAGSPFIFIKLYGVPAEHFGWLFGTNAAGFILVAQVNARLLAKRGPAFLLSRAVWVYLCAGLTLLAVSALHTEALWPLLIPLFICVASLGCISPNAAACAMNGQRERAGSASALLGCMQFSVAAGASALVGILHDGTAVPMAMVISLCGLLVVSVALLTRRLQNARALAQAAV